Proteins from a genomic interval of Pseudomonas paeninsulae:
- a CDS encoding catalase family protein gives MLNRLWLWLGRWLGKFLLLLLVIGLSAWGIGTVYYNWKFSGPVASEEQIPPGEAALTQGIIEDAIRVVEQHRDNTRVLRDAHAKAHGCIKAQVTVLENLDGSLRYGVFSERGKTWQAWVRLSNGNAYPQFDRARDARGMALKLLEVPGEKLLSSPAHTTEQDFVMFNHTAFFVRDVAEYKSNFAAQAEGKKALAFFPGWNPQSWEIRHLIIALKTLAPAPQSPVETTYNSIAPFKLGPHNIKFRVIPAPKNCPDYALPTPNRDLPNFLRNALYQQLSLDRVPACFALQIQRQNPAHYMPIEDPSVEWDESIAAFETVATIQLPAQDFDSSEQNLFCDNLAFNPWHSLPEHRPIGGINRLRKAVYEAVSVYRQERNRQSATK, from the coding sequence ATGCTCAATCGACTCTGGCTCTGGCTTGGCCGCTGGCTCGGTAAGTTCTTACTGCTGCTACTGGTCATAGGCCTGAGCGCCTGGGGCATAGGTACGGTGTACTACAACTGGAAATTCTCCGGCCCGGTTGCCAGCGAAGAACAAATCCCTCCCGGTGAAGCGGCGCTTACCCAAGGCATCATCGAAGATGCTATCCGGGTAGTCGAACAACACCGAGACAACACCCGTGTCCTGCGCGACGCCCATGCCAAAGCCCACGGCTGCATAAAGGCACAAGTAACCGTGCTCGAAAACCTGGACGGTAGTCTCCGGTATGGCGTCTTCAGCGAGCGAGGCAAAACCTGGCAAGCATGGGTGCGCTTATCCAACGGCAACGCTTACCCGCAATTCGACCGTGCTCGCGATGCCCGCGGCATGGCCCTCAAACTGCTAGAGGTGCCAGGAGAAAAACTCTTGAGCAGCCCTGCGCACACAACTGAACAAGACTTCGTCATGTTCAATCACACTGCATTTTTCGTCCGCGATGTAGCTGAGTACAAAAGTAACTTCGCCGCCCAAGCCGAGGGCAAGAAAGCGCTGGCATTCTTTCCTGGCTGGAATCCGCAGAGCTGGGAAATCCGCCATCTGATCATTGCCCTGAAAACTCTTGCCCCCGCCCCCCAAAGCCCGGTTGAAACCACCTACAACTCCATCGCCCCGTTCAAGCTTGGCCCGCACAACATCAAATTCCGAGTTATTCCTGCTCCAAAGAACTGCCCGGATTATGCCCTACCGACACCAAACAGAGATCTGCCCAACTTCCTGCGCAATGCGCTCTACCAGCAGCTTTCGCTCGACCGCGTACCCGCCTGCTTCGCGCTACAGATACAGCGGCAGAATCCTGCGCACTACATGCCGATCGAAGACCCTAGCGTCGAGTGGGACGAGTCAATTGCAGCATTCGAAACAGTCGCCACTATCCAGTTGCCTGCGCAAGACTTCGACAGCAGTGAGCAAAATCTCTTTTGCGACAACCTGGCATTCAATCCATGGCACTCGCTACCGGAGCATCGTCCCATAGGCGGGATCAACCGCCTGAGAAAGGCTGTATATGAAGCCGTCAGCGTTTATCGGCAAGAGAGAAACCGGCAAAGCGCTACCAAGTAG
- a CDS encoding alpha/beta fold hydrolase has translation MNSLEHQLLDVNGITLSLYSAGPADGRPLWLLHGFPECWHSWRQQIGPLAAAGYRVLIPEMRGYGQSSAPRDPAAYDLITVCGDIQAAMDLLGHSEACVVGHDWGAPIAWHLALLAPQRVKAVVGMAVPFGGRPRQPAIDMMRQHYAKRFHYILHFQQPGVAEQEMDADIPRTLRMMMHNTSAAVPKDFFLQEKPAGAGLFDGMQDPGILPLWCDVEAFNHYLQTFTGRGFHGALNWYRNFERNWKRTEALADKHIEQPAMFLLGDKDPVGTLEAYTLKQMPKRIANLEQHLLSDCGHWIQNEQAAQVNRLLLAFLTRHYAA, from the coding sequence ATGAATTCGCTGGAACACCAACTGCTCGACGTCAACGGCATCACGCTTAGCCTCTACAGTGCAGGTCCTGCGGATGGACGTCCGCTGTGGTTGCTGCATGGTTTTCCCGAATGCTGGCACTCCTGGCGTCAGCAGATCGGTCCATTGGCGGCGGCTGGTTATCGAGTGCTGATTCCGGAAATGCGTGGCTATGGGCAAAGCAGTGCGCCGCGTGATCCAGCGGCTTATGACCTGATTACCGTGTGTGGCGATATCCAGGCAGCCATGGATCTGCTCGGGCACAGCGAGGCGTGCGTGGTCGGCCACGATTGGGGCGCGCCGATTGCCTGGCACCTGGCGTTATTGGCGCCGCAGCGGGTAAAAGCAGTGGTTGGCATGGCCGTGCCATTTGGCGGGCGGCCCCGGCAGCCCGCGATTGACATGATGCGTCAGCACTATGCCAAGCGCTTCCATTACATCCTGCACTTCCAGCAACCCGGTGTTGCCGAGCAGGAAATGGACGCCGATATCCCGCGCACCCTGCGCATGATGATGCACAACACCTCTGCCGCCGTACCCAAGGACTTTTTCCTGCAGGAAAAGCCTGCGGGTGCCGGGTTGTTCGACGGCATGCAGGACCCCGGCATATTGCCGCTTTGGTGCGATGTCGAGGCGTTCAACCACTACCTGCAGACCTTCACTGGACGCGGTTTCCATGGCGCACTCAACTGGTACCGCAACTTCGAACGCAACTGGAAGCGCACCGAGGCGTTGGCTGACAAGCACATCGAACAACCGGCGATGTTCCTGCTCGGCGACAAGGACCCGGTTGGCACCCTGGAAGCCTACACCCTCAAGCAGATGCCCAAGCGCATCGCGAACCTGGAACAACATCTGCTGAGCGATTGCGGTCACTGGATCCAGAACGAACAGGCCGCCCAGGTAAATCGGCTATTGCTGGCGTTTCTCACGCGTCACTACGCCGCGTGA
- a CDS encoding DUF1993 domain-containing protein: MSLSMYDASLAQFIRMLGNLSAILDKAEAYAAERKIEASVLLNARLAPDMLPLISQVQIASDSVKGCAARLAGIDIPSYVDNESSFAELQARIAKTQAFLGSVTAVQLEGSEGKSITLNFPGLELQFTGQEYLLHFVLPNFYFHLTTAYAILRHNGLDIGKMDFLGRP; the protein is encoded by the coding sequence ATGTCGCTGTCCATGTATGACGCCTCGCTTGCGCAGTTCATTCGTATGCTTGGCAACCTGTCGGCCATCCTGGATAAAGCCGAAGCTTACGCCGCTGAGCGCAAGATCGAGGCGAGCGTGCTGCTCAATGCGCGCCTGGCGCCGGATATGCTGCCCTTGATAAGCCAGGTGCAGATCGCCAGCGACAGCGTCAAAGGCTGCGCCGCGCGTCTGGCCGGTATCGACATCCCCAGCTATGTCGACAACGAAAGCAGCTTTGCCGAATTGCAGGCGCGTATCGCCAAGACCCAGGCATTTCTCGGCAGCGTTACTGCGGTGCAGCTCGAGGGCAGCGAAGGCAAGTCGATCACCCTGAACTTTCCGGGTCTGGAGTTGCAGTTCACGGGGCAGGAGTACTTGCTGCATTTCGTCCTGCCGAATTTCTATTTTCACCTGACCACCGCCTACGCGATCCTGCGCCACAACGGCCTGGATATAGGCAAGATGGATTTCCTCGGCCGACCTTGA
- a CDS encoding AraC family transcriptional regulator — MRERTIASHFVRAALSGAERQGHDCAALLRQVGIQATLLDEPRARVAPEQFARLMQLLWESLGDEYLGFGRLRSKPGTFAMMCYAIIHCRSLEKALGRGALFYSLFPEAPTISIQREGDWARLSVDDSTLCDPDHFLVESLLVIWHRLGSWLIGQRIRLEEATFTYSQPAHAGEYELLFPCNRRFATGQTSLLFHARYLAMPLLQDERTLKQFLQHSPADLLARPDGGDSLISQIRRLLGRDCSAWPDLDAVAQQLHMSPQTLRRHLREEGSSFQELKDHLRRDLAIYHLGRDDLSIQDIAEQLGFSEPSAFHRAFKKWTGLTPGAYRAQES, encoded by the coding sequence ATGCGCGAACGCACCATCGCCAGCCACTTTGTCCGCGCCGCGTTGAGTGGAGCCGAACGCCAGGGCCACGACTGCGCCGCGCTACTGCGCCAAGTGGGCATTCAGGCCACCCTGCTCGATGAGCCGCGCGCACGGGTCGCCCCCGAACAGTTCGCCCGCCTGATGCAATTACTGTGGGAAAGCCTTGGCGATGAATACCTCGGCTTTGGCCGCCTGCGCAGCAAGCCCGGCACCTTCGCCATGATGTGTTACGCCATCATCCACTGCCGTTCACTGGAAAAAGCCCTGGGCCGGGGCGCGCTGTTCTACAGCCTGTTCCCCGAAGCCCCGACCATCAGCATCCAGCGCGAAGGCGACTGGGCGCGGCTGTCGGTGGACGACTCAACCCTGTGCGACCCCGACCACTTTCTGGTCGAGAGCCTGCTGGTGATCTGGCATCGCCTCGGTAGCTGGTTGATCGGCCAGCGTATCCGCCTGGAAGAAGCCACCTTCACCTACAGCCAACCCGCTCACGCTGGCGAATACGAGCTGCTATTCCCTTGCAACCGGCGCTTCGCCACTGGGCAAACCAGCCTGCTGTTCCACGCCCGCTACCTGGCCATGCCGCTGCTGCAGGACGAACGCACGCTCAAACAATTCCTCCAACACTCCCCCGCCGATCTGTTGGCCCGCCCAGATGGCGGCGACAGCCTGATCAGCCAGATCCGCCGCTTGCTCGGGCGCGACTGCAGCGCCTGGCCGGACCTGGACGCGGTCGCGCAACAACTGCATATGAGCCCGCAGACCCTGCGTCGGCATCTGCGCGAGGAGGGTTCGAGCTTTCAGGAGCTGAAGGATCACCTGCGCCGCGACCTGGCCATCTACCACCTGGGCCGCGATGACCTGTCGATTCAGGACATTGCCGAGCAGCTGGGGTTTTCCGAGCCCTCGGCCTTTCATCGCGCGTTCAAGAAGTGGACCGGCCTGACCCCGGGTGCTTATCGCGCCCAGGAAAGCTGA
- a CDS encoding MFS transporter — translation MSSSAASAYLKRGTPAYRRATLALFCAGFATFALLYCVQPLLPLLAAHFSVSAAGSSLALSLTTLSLALCLLVSGALAESWGRKPVMVGALGLACVLGIACALVETWDYLLLLRALLGLALSGLPALAMAYVGEEFDPEALPAAMGLYIGGTALGGLLGRLLAGLLSDIGGWPLALGGIAGMGLLALALFIWLLPPSRHFRAQPLSLRGLLGNFAQHLGNRQLRALFLLAFLLMGGFVALFNYVGFRLAAAPFSLSSTLIGLLFTVYLVGILSAGWAGRLVPHFGARQVLQGGIGIMLLGVALCATPWLSAVVLGLALLTLGFFAAHAVASGQVGQHAKGAKAQASALYLCAYYLGSSVVGYVGGYVWEHAGWLPLLAVLAGLFLLAGWWARKL, via the coding sequence ATGTCTTCCTCTGCTGCCAGTGCATACCTCAAACGCGGCACCCCTGCCTACCGGCGTGCCACCCTGGCGTTGTTCTGCGCCGGTTTCGCCACCTTTGCCTTGCTCTATTGCGTGCAGCCGCTGTTGCCGCTGTTGGCCGCGCACTTCTCGGTATCGGCGGCCGGTAGTAGCCTGGCGTTGTCGCTGACCACCCTGAGCCTGGCGCTGTGCCTGCTGGTATCAGGCGCGTTGGCCGAGAGCTGGGGGCGCAAGCCGGTGATGGTCGGTGCCTTGGGCCTGGCCTGTGTGCTCGGCATCGCCTGTGCGCTGGTCGAAACCTGGGACTACCTGTTGCTGCTGCGCGCGTTGCTCGGCCTGGCACTGAGCGGCTTGCCAGCGCTGGCCATGGCCTATGTTGGCGAGGAATTCGATCCCGAGGCGTTGCCGGCGGCGATGGGCCTGTACATCGGCGGTACGGCTCTGGGCGGCCTGCTCGGACGTTTGCTCGCAGGCCTGCTCAGCGATATCGGCGGCTGGCCGCTGGCGCTGGGCGGCATCGCCGGCATGGGCTTGCTGGCTTTGGCGTTGTTTATCTGGCTGTTGCCGCCGTCGCGGCATTTTCGCGCCCAGCCATTGTCGCTGCGCGGGTTGCTCGGCAACTTCGCTCAACACCTGGGCAACCGGCAGCTGCGCGCGCTGTTTCTGCTGGCGTTTCTGTTGATGGGCGGCTTCGTCGCGCTGTTCAACTATGTCGGTTTTCGCCTGGCGGCGGCGCCGTTCAGTTTGTCGTCGACGTTGATCGGCCTGCTGTTCACGGTGTATCTGGTCGGGATTCTCAGTGCCGGTTGGGCCGGGCGCCTGGTGCCGCATTTCGGTGCGCGCCAGGTGCTGCAGGGCGGTATCGGCATCATGCTGCTCGGCGTCGCGCTCTGTGCCACGCCTTGGCTGAGCGCCGTGGTGCTGGGCCTGGCGCTGCTGACCCTGGGCTTCTTCGCCGCCCATGCGGTGGCCAGCGGTCAGGTCGGTCAGCATGCCAAAGGCGCCAAGGCGCAGGCCTCGGCGCTGTATCTGTGTGCCTATTACCTGGGCTCCAGCGTGGTCGGCTATGTCGGCGGCTATGTCTGGGAACATGCCGGCTGGTTGCCGTTGCTGGCGGTGTTGGCGGGGTTGTTCCTGCTAGCCGGATGGTGGGCGCGTAAGCTCTGA
- a CDS encoding DUF1294 domain-containing protein codes for MEQRGLLRNWDDDKGFGFIQPQQGGGEVFAHISAMRGDRRPVAGDQVLYIAGKDRQGRLRAEHIRLAGDLALDQPAIRRKPRSAKPSPALVRKPSQPRAKREASGPIQNLGLKSLLFAGLGGLPLFGALQLLLSAGLIWALVAYAAASLISFGQYWHDKARALHGGRRIPENSLHLVELLGGWPGALLAQQIFRHKTRKGSYQLLFWTIVAAHQAFWFDWLVLDGAYFGAVLG; via the coding sequence ATGGAACAGCGCGGGCTGTTGCGCAATTGGGACGACGACAAGGGCTTTGGCTTTATCCAGCCGCAGCAGGGCGGTGGCGAGGTGTTTGCGCATATCTCGGCGATGCGTGGCGATCGGCGTCCTGTAGCCGGCGACCAGGTGCTGTATATCGCTGGCAAGGACCGGCAAGGGCGTCTGCGCGCCGAGCATATACGCCTGGCGGGCGATTTGGCGCTCGATCAGCCGGCCATCCGGCGGAAGCCGCGGTCCGCCAAACCGTCACCTGCGCTGGTGCGAAAACCCAGTCAGCCAAGGGCAAAACGCGAGGCCTCTGGACCGATTCAGAACCTCGGCCTTAAGTCGTTGCTGTTTGCCGGATTGGGCGGCCTGCCGCTATTTGGCGCACTGCAACTGCTGCTGAGTGCGGGCTTGATCTGGGCGCTGGTGGCATATGCCGCCGCTAGCCTGATCAGCTTCGGGCAATACTGGCATGACAAGGCCCGTGCGCTGCATGGCGGCAGGCGTATCCCGGAGAACAGCTTGCATCTGGTCGAGTTGCTGGGCGGCTGGCCCGGCGCGTTGTTGGCTCAGCAGATCTTTCGCCATAAAACCCGCAAGGGGTCTTATCAGCTGCTGTTCTGGACGATTGTCGCAGCACACCAGGCGTTCTGGTTCGATTGGCTGGTGCTGGACGGTGCCTATTTCGGTGCCGTGCTGGGCTAG
- a CDS encoding MmcQ/YjbR family DNA-binding protein codes for MKQQEIAAFCLQLPGAREDFKWGNNQVFSVAGNKMFAILNFLGHELAFKVDSDLFLGYVDRPGIRPAPYLARAHWISMSCAHPPLGDDELWQLLTRSHQLVVRRLPKRLQVGLLLDL; via the coding sequence ATGAAACAACAGGAAATAGCCGCTTTTTGTCTGCAACTGCCCGGTGCCCGCGAAGATTTCAAGTGGGGCAACAACCAGGTGTTTTCCGTGGCGGGCAACAAGATGTTCGCCATCCTCAATTTTCTCGGCCATGAACTGGCGTTCAAGGTCGACAGCGATTTGTTCCTTGGTTACGTCGACCGCCCCGGCATCCGCCCGGCGCCCTATCTGGCGCGGGCGCACTGGATCAGCATGAGTTGCGCACACCCGCCCCTTGGCGACGACGAACTGTGGCAACTGCTGACCCGCTCGCACCAATTGGTGGTACGCAGGCTGCCCAAACGCCTGCAAGTGGGCCTGCTCCTCGACCTGTGA
- a CDS encoding di-heme-cytochrome C peroxidase produces the protein MRVLRIVASGFLVLLVCALALGFYFIAYPNLPSYQKPDKLHYLNQWSDEQRQTYYYTPQGTQVKGLRYDWFSALELPLSRDKFSAPDYLARFGFLVDPDQKPTEFNPANLPVGFARHEDSETSTHYLDISCAACHTGELRYQGQAVRIDGGAALHSLASTVPTLRGGSFGQSLGMSMAFTYYNPFKFKRFAKAVLGERYPQDRDQLRQDVKVVLDRLLGTAFNDWHRGLYPTEEGFGRTDAFGRIANSVFGDAIDASNYRVANAPVSYPQVWDIWKFDWVQWNGSAMQPMARNVGEALGVGATLQLLQADGHPVPDAERYSSSVRLRDLYVLEEALKQLKPPAWPADIFGKIDLPLASQGRALFAENCAYCHAPDPKPRAERLAPARDPEWRMRIVPTDIIGTDPTTADNIADHRFDMSKLGWTKAELSKLDVRLFGTSLDDVDLRSISSAKGLAYLTAYVENRAYQNEEIQPRERWRMNGYGLPIGVQEKRGYKARPLHGIWATPPFLHNGSVPTLFQLLSPLSERQAQFWVGSFEYNPKHLGFDSGKFPGGFLFDTSISGNSNRGHEFREGCRQDGVIGRALQPEERWALLEYLKVLGIQEFEAQLQSIKAKPWNPGPKCQA, from the coding sequence ATGCGTGTGCTCCGTATAGTTGCCAGCGGGTTCCTAGTGCTTCTGGTTTGCGCTCTGGCTCTGGGTTTCTACTTCATTGCCTACCCCAACCTACCCAGTTACCAGAAGCCGGACAAGCTCCACTACCTTAACCAATGGAGCGACGAGCAGCGCCAGACGTATTACTACACACCTCAGGGCACTCAAGTTAAAGGCTTGCGTTACGACTGGTTCAGCGCCCTTGAGTTACCCCTGAGTAGAGACAAATTTTCTGCGCCCGACTACCTGGCGCGCTTTGGCTTTCTAGTCGATCCCGACCAGAAGCCGACAGAATTCAACCCCGCCAATCTGCCTGTTGGCTTTGCCCGCCATGAAGATAGCGAGACGTCCACTCATTACCTGGATATAAGCTGCGCGGCCTGTCATACCGGCGAGTTGCGCTATCAAGGACAGGCCGTGAGGATCGATGGAGGCGCAGCGCTGCATTCATTGGCCTCAACCGTGCCTACGTTGAGAGGCGGCAGCTTTGGCCAGTCACTCGGCATGAGCATGGCCTTCACTTACTATAATCCCTTTAAATTCAAGCGTTTTGCCAAGGCCGTACTCGGTGAACGCTACCCGCAAGACCGTGATCAACTGCGCCAGGACGTCAAAGTCGTACTTGATCGCTTGCTCGGTACGGCATTCAACGACTGGCATCGCGGCCTCTACCCGACCGAGGAAGGTTTTGGCCGTACCGATGCCTTTGGCCGCATCGCCAACAGCGTCTTCGGTGATGCTATCGACGCCAGTAATTACAGGGTCGCGAACGCCCCGGTCAGCTACCCACAAGTCTGGGATATCTGGAAATTCGACTGGGTACAGTGGAATGGCTCAGCCATGCAGCCCATGGCGCGCAATGTCGGCGAAGCTCTAGGCGTCGGGGCAACATTGCAGCTACTGCAAGCTGACGGACATCCTGTGCCAGACGCTGAGCGATACTCGTCAAGCGTACGCCTGCGCGACCTGTACGTTCTGGAGGAAGCCCTCAAGCAGTTGAAGCCACCGGCTTGGCCCGCGGATATCTTCGGCAAGATCGACCTGCCACTGGCCAGCCAGGGTCGCGCCCTGTTCGCCGAAAACTGCGCCTACTGTCACGCCCCCGATCCCAAACCGCGCGCCGAACGTCTGGCGCCGGCACGCGATCCCGAATGGCGCATGCGCATCGTGCCAACCGACATAATCGGCACAGATCCAACCACCGCCGACAATATTGCCGATCACCGCTTCGATATGAGCAAACTCGGCTGGACTAAAGCGGAGCTCAGCAAGCTGGATGTCCGCCTTTTCGGCACGAGCCTGGATGACGTTGATCTGCGCAGTATCTCCAGCGCCAAGGGCCTGGCCTACCTGACCGCCTATGTCGAAAACCGCGCCTACCAAAACGAAGAGATCCAACCTCGTGAACGCTGGCGCATGAACGGCTACGGCCTACCTATAGGCGTGCAAGAAAAACGCGGTTACAAGGCCCGGCCACTGCACGGCATATGGGCCACCCCACCGTTCTTGCACAACGGTTCGGTTCCTACATTGTTCCAACTGCTATCACCCCTTTCGGAGCGACAAGCTCAATTCTGGGTCGGCAGCTTCGAGTACAACCCGAAGCATCTCGGCTTCGACAGCGGCAAATTCCCAGGTGGCTTCTTATTCGATACCAGCATCAGCGGCAACAGCAACCGCGGCCATGAATTTCGCGAAGGTTGCCGCCAGGACGGCGTGATCGGTCGTGCATTGCAACCTGAAGAGCGCTGGGCTTTGCTCGAATACCTCAAGGTGCTGGGCATCCAAGAGTTCGAAGCCCAACTCCAATCGATCAAAGCAAAACCCTGGAACCCAGGACCCAAGTGCCAAGCTTGA
- a CDS encoding DUF3429 domain-containing protein: MHPFEAEKPPQLAILLGYAGLLPFVSGALGIWVIPLGWRPFVLEALLDFAALILAFMGAIHWGLAIRAEESDEQAQIQLGLSVIPPLLGWLAISAGMPMGLALPTLLIAFVGLHFADVHAVKLGLAPRWYSSLRMPLTVVVSLSLLLAWASVLVA, translated from the coding sequence ATGCACCCCTTTGAGGCCGAAAAACCACCGCAGTTGGCAATTTTGCTCGGTTATGCCGGGTTGCTACCCTTTGTTAGTGGTGCGCTGGGAATCTGGGTGATTCCATTGGGTTGGCGTCCCTTCGTTTTAGAGGCGTTGCTGGATTTCGCAGCCTTGATCCTGGCTTTTATGGGGGCGATCCATTGGGGCCTGGCGATACGGGCCGAGGAGAGCGATGAGCAAGCGCAGATTCAGTTAGGCTTGTCGGTGATTCCGCCATTGCTCGGCTGGTTGGCTATTTCTGCAGGAATGCCAATGGGGTTGGCCCTGCCGACACTTCTGATCGCGTTCGTAGGTCTTCATTTTGCTGATGTGCATGCGGTCAAGTTGGGGCTGGCTCCACGCTGGTACTCGAGCTTGCGTATGCCGCTAACCGTGGTTGTCTCACTCAGTTTGTTATTGGCCTGGGCCAGTGTGTTGGTTGCATGA
- a CDS encoding methyl-accepting chemotaxis protein, with product MNSLRSLPISRRLWLILVVAIAMLFILGSLMLQQVNRNLYAAKEEKTQHVVQSAAGILAHYHSLEAATTLSREEAQKQAIEVIRGLRYDGQEYFWINDQTPTMIMHPTNPKLEGQNLSAVKDQDGKALFNEMVQISKTKGAGPVHYRWPKPGSSDPIAKVSYVSLFQPWGWIIGSGVYVDDVQEEFQAQALRALAIGIAIALLMTLLVTLISRSIARPLQEQVDAMANIANGEGDLTHSMDTNGNDELTALARHFNAFTEKLRHVIRQSLDSAGALDQAARSLGSIAREAQQHGQQQSQQMELVATAINQVTYGVQDVAKNAEHASSEVHAAEAQASQGQQNIDASLRQISQLSGTINQAVEVIQKLALESTQIGSVLEVIRSIAEQTNLLALNAAIEAARAGEQGRGFAVVADEVRLLAQRTQQSTAEIQGMIERLQGNSEAAVKVINESSRASQLTVEQASLAGESLGQIAQSLRNLTGLNASIASATLQQSQVVEDINQNVTQAAGLAHSNALAAEQSSESSQRLGQLAEQLNQLLGQFRV from the coding sequence ATGAACAGCCTACGCAGTCTGCCTATTAGCCGTCGCTTGTGGCTTATTCTCGTTGTCGCCATCGCCATGTTGTTCATCCTCGGGTCGTTGATGCTGCAACAGGTTAATCGCAACCTGTATGCCGCCAAAGAAGAGAAGACCCAGCACGTGGTACAGAGCGCGGCAGGCATTCTCGCCCATTACCACAGCCTCGAGGCAGCCACTACGCTCAGTCGCGAGGAGGCGCAGAAACAGGCCATTGAGGTGATCCGCGGCCTGCGCTACGACGGCCAGGAGTATTTCTGGATCAATGACCAGACGCCAACCATGATCATGCATCCAACCAACCCCAAACTCGAAGGACAGAACCTTTCCGCCGTCAAGGATCAGGACGGCAAGGCGCTGTTCAATGAAATGGTGCAGATCAGCAAAACCAAGGGCGCCGGCCCAGTGCATTATCGCTGGCCGAAGCCAGGCTCGAGCGACCCGATAGCCAAGGTTTCCTACGTTAGCTTGTTCCAGCCCTGGGGTTGGATCATCGGTTCGGGCGTGTATGTCGATGACGTGCAGGAGGAGTTCCAGGCACAAGCCTTACGCGCACTCGCTATCGGCATTGCGATCGCTCTGCTGATGACCCTGCTGGTAACCCTGATCTCGCGCAGTATTGCCCGGCCCCTGCAGGAGCAGGTCGACGCCATGGCCAACATCGCCAACGGTGAAGGCGACCTGACCCACTCCATGGATACCAACGGCAATGACGAACTGACCGCCTTGGCCAGACACTTCAATGCCTTTACCGAAAAATTGCGCCACGTGATCCGCCAGTCACTCGACTCTGCCGGTGCACTCGATCAAGCCGCTCGCTCGCTCGGTAGCATTGCCCGTGAGGCCCAGCAGCATGGTCAGCAGCAATCTCAGCAGATGGAACTCGTGGCCACCGCGATCAACCAGGTAACCTATGGCGTACAAGACGTCGCGAAAAATGCCGAACATGCGTCGAGCGAAGTACATGCCGCCGAAGCCCAGGCGAGCCAAGGCCAGCAGAACATCGACGCCAGCCTGCGCCAGATCAGCCAACTGTCTGGCACGATCAATCAGGCGGTGGAGGTGATTCAAAAGCTGGCTCTAGAAAGCACGCAGATAGGCAGCGTTTTGGAAGTAATTCGCTCGATTGCCGAACAGACCAACCTCCTCGCCCTCAATGCTGCGATCGAAGCCGCCCGCGCTGGCGAACAAGGTCGCGGTTTTGCCGTGGTCGCCGACGAAGTGCGTTTGCTGGCTCAACGCACCCAGCAATCGACCGCTGAAATTCAGGGTATGATCGAGCGCTTGCAAGGCAATTCCGAAGCTGCAGTGAAAGTCATCAATGAAAGCAGCCGCGCGTCACAGCTCACGGTCGAGCAAGCCAGCCTGGCCGGTGAGAGCCTGGGGCAAATTGCCCAATCGCTGCGCAACCTCACCGGTTTGAACGCCTCGATCGCCAGTGCCACACTACAGCAGTCGCAGGTGGTTGAAGATATCAACCAGAATGTCACCCAGGCAGCCGGTTTAGCACACAGCAACGCACTCGCTGCTGAACAATCCAGCGAGTCCAGCCAACGCCTGGGCCAACTGGCTGAGCAGCTCAATCAATTACTGGGCCAGTTTCGCGTATGA
- a CDS encoding undecaprenyl-diphosphate phosphatase, with protein MDLWTAVQSFILGVVEGITEFLPISSTGHQIIVADLIDFSGERAMAFNIIIQLGAILAVVWQFRRKIIEVVVGLPREAEAQRFTANLLVAFLPAVILGVSFADLIHQYLFNPITVAAALIVGGVIMLWAERREHVIHAESVDDMTWKDALKVGFAQCLAMIPGTSRSGATIIGGLLFGLSRKAATEFSFFLAMPTMVGAAVFSGYKYRELFLPADLPVFAIGFVTSFIFAMIAVRALLKFIGSHSYAVFAWYRIGFGLLILATWQLHLIDWSTAQG; from the coding sequence ATGGATCTTTGGACCGCCGTGCAGTCGTTTATTTTGGGTGTTGTCGAGGGTATTACCGAGTTTTTGCCGATTTCCAGTACGGGTCATCAAATCATAGTCGCCGATCTCATCGACTTTTCCGGTGAGCGGGCCATGGCGTTCAATATCATTATCCAGTTGGGCGCGATCCTGGCGGTGGTTTGGCAATTCAGGCGCAAGATCATCGAGGTGGTGGTTGGCTTGCCGCGGGAGGCAGAAGCGCAACGCTTCACCGCCAATCTGCTAGTTGCCTTCCTGCCCGCGGTGATTCTCGGTGTGAGCTTTGCCGATCTGATTCATCAATACCTGTTCAATCCGATTACTGTCGCTGCAGCGCTGATAGTGGGTGGCGTGATCATGCTCTGGGCTGAGCGGCGTGAGCATGTTATCCACGCCGAAAGCGTCGACGATATGACCTGGAAGGATGCGCTGAAAGTCGGCTTTGCCCAGTGTCTGGCGATGATTCCGGGCACCTCGCGCTCGGGCGCGACGATTATCGGCGGCCTGTTGTTTGGCCTGTCACGCAAGGCGGCTACCGAGTTCTCCTTCTTTCTGGCGATGCCCACCATGGTCGGCGCGGCGGTGTTCTCCGGCTACAAGTACCGCGAACTGTTCCTGCCTGCGGATCTGCCGGTGTTCGCCATCGGTTTCGTGACCTCGTTCATCTTCGCCATGATCGCCGTGCGTGCACTGCTCAAGTTCATCGGCAGCCATAGTTATGCGGTATTCGCTTGGTATCGCATCGGTTTCGGTCTGCTGATTCTGGCGACCTGGCAGCTGCATCTGATCGACTGGAGTACCGCCCAAGGTTGA